The following proteins are encoded in a genomic region of Cyclonatronum proteinivorum:
- a CDS encoding MlaC/ttg2D family ABC transporter substrate-binding protein: MKVFLIIFSIVFGTAVQNSVQAAAAVADEQAVIDEVRQMLIDRDQEIKALLGPEDSEHSEAQRDELMEIINQIIDYRAMARHALQDTWDTLSDDQKDEFVDVFARVIRDQSLNSLEIYRAEVTYESFDVDGRFVTAHTIAILDNVRTPVIYEMENRDGEWFVIDMSVDNVSTADSYRRSFQRIIQRRGFDALMDNLRRRAGVS, from the coding sequence ATGAAAGTATTCCTAATAATCTTTTCCATCGTATTCGGCACAGCTGTACAAAATAGTGTGCAGGCTGCCGCTGCCGTTGCAGATGAACAGGCCGTAATTGATGAAGTACGGCAAATGCTGATAGACCGCGATCAGGAAATAAAGGCTTTACTCGGTCCCGAAGATTCAGAGCATTCCGAGGCTCAGCGGGATGAACTGATGGAGATCATCAATCAGATCATCGACTACAGGGCTATGGCACGGCACGCGCTTCAGGATACCTGGGATACCCTGTCGGATGATCAAAAAGATGAGTTTGTGGATGTTTTCGCGCGAGTCATTCGTGATCAGTCACTTAACAGCCTGGAAATCTATCGCGCAGAAGTTACATATGAGTCTTTTGATGTAGATGGTCGTTTCGTAACTGCGCACACCATTGCCATTTTGGATAATGTTCGTACCCCCGTCATTTATGAAATGGAAAACCGGGATGGCGAATGGTTTGTAATTGATATGTCCGTTGATAATGTTTCGACCGCTGACTCATACCGTCGTTCATTTCAGCGCATTATACAGCGCCGCGGATTCGACGCCCTTATGGATAACCTGCGCCGACGTGCAGGTGTATCGTAA
- the atpG gene encoding ATP synthase F1 subunit gamma, translating into MANLREIRDRISSVKSTQQITKAMKMVAAARLRKAQENVIATRPYVAGLQSVIEKLSSSTASQNIFMKDVENPQSILLIVIGSDRGLCGGFNSNLFRFVTDTLNQRFPGFSKDGKLSVLTIGRKAGDFFSKRDFKVIQQNNGFFDNLRFDRSAEISEAVAKAFSEGTYDAVFLAFNEFKSVIAQNRIFTKLLPVTVEEADDDSADNIDYIFEPNAAQILDNIIPLHINMQLWRALLESNASEQGARMAAMDNATENAKEIIGHLNLSYNKARQAAITTELSEIVSGAEALNG; encoded by the coding sequence ATGGCCAATTTACGCGAAATACGAGACCGCATTTCTTCGGTAAAAAGCACGCAGCAAATCACCAAAGCTATGAAAATGGTGGCTGCAGCTCGGCTTCGCAAGGCCCAGGAAAATGTGATTGCAACCCGGCCCTATGTGGCAGGGTTGCAGTCTGTTATTGAGAAGCTTAGCAGCAGTACAGCTTCTCAAAACATTTTCATGAAGGATGTTGAAAATCCGCAGAGCATACTACTCATTGTGATAGGCTCCGACAGGGGACTTTGCGGTGGTTTCAACAGTAATCTCTTTCGTTTTGTGACCGACACGCTTAATCAAAGGTTCCCCGGTTTTAGCAAAGACGGAAAACTTTCAGTTCTAACTATAGGCCGTAAAGCTGGAGATTTTTTCAGCAAAAGGGATTTCAAGGTAATACAGCAGAACAACGGATTTTTTGATAATCTGCGGTTTGACCGCTCCGCTGAAATTTCAGAAGCTGTAGCAAAAGCTTTTAGTGAAGGTACCTATGACGCTGTTTTTCTGGCTTTCAACGAGTTCAAAAGCGTTATTGCGCAGAACAGAATCTTCACCAAGCTTCTGCCTGTAACCGTTGAAGAAGCTGACGATGACTCAGCTGACAACATCGACTACATTTTCGAGCCCAACGCAGCTCAAATATTAGATAACATCATACCTTTGCATATCAACATGCAGCTATGGCGTGCGCTTCTTGAATCAAATGCTTCAGAACAAGGTGCACGAATGGCCGCCATGGATAATGCGACGGAAAATGCCAAAGAAATTATAGGTCATCTCAACCTGAGCTACAACAAAGCACGTCAGGCTGCGATTACGACAGAACTTTCAGAAATTGTTTCCGGTGCTGAAGCATTGAACGGATAA
- a CDS encoding TolC family protein produces MRHVFLFPFSSAILYLSVICLSVVVLPQGKANGQDLNVAASDTVSVSLSEFLSIAAEHSNELRARKQSVELARNRNQEARNSRIVPNFTLTTAHGLIPGVRSRDGADFPSSQLYLDPSLRNDWEDWAFFNQFEITALQPVYTWGAIRNAIKASQAGINVSLFEYQAQEQEVKLQLFQLWQGKLLAMELERLTVEAERTIELAERELIKLLDEGSDEIDDADFYQFEIFKFEFQAQQEEVRRNIAFLERAWAIALGSRETGIVYVPEDRFLDPIDKELDTLDSYVMQAMQARPEVLQIESVRDAAGFGLEAQRAQRFPALFLGATYRYAYAPNRPRQRNPFISNPANTESLTVGLGLRQNLNFFQLQNRTERSQLQFRQASYALDAVRDGIELDVSDKYKDVRVASKRLSTIEGALDVSRNWLRQEQLDYDIGFGDIPNLIDAFTKNLELEAQQKQYIHDFNVRLARLLNAGGFRLDQIFTN; encoded by the coding sequence ATGAGACACGTCTTCCTCTTTCCTTTTAGTAGCGCGATTCTGTATTTGTCGGTAATCTGCCTTAGTGTGGTAGTTTTACCACAGGGTAAGGCAAATGGCCAAGATCTCAATGTTGCAGCTTCGGATACCGTATCGGTGAGCTTGTCTGAGTTTCTGTCAATCGCCGCCGAACACTCCAATGAATTGCGTGCCAGAAAACAGTCTGTTGAGCTTGCCCGTAACCGAAATCAGGAAGCCCGCAACAGCCGCATTGTTCCCAACTTCACCTTAACAACAGCACATGGACTGATTCCCGGCGTCAGAAGCCGTGATGGCGCAGACTTTCCCTCATCGCAACTCTATCTCGACCCAAGCCTTCGTAACGATTGGGAAGACTGGGCTTTTTTTAATCAGTTTGAAATTACAGCCTTACAGCCGGTATATACTTGGGGTGCAATCCGGAACGCAATAAAAGCCTCACAGGCGGGGATAAACGTGAGTCTCTTCGAGTATCAGGCGCAGGAACAGGAAGTTAAGCTTCAGCTTTTTCAGCTATGGCAGGGCAAGCTTTTAGCTATGGAGCTGGAAAGACTTACTGTAGAAGCCGAACGAACAATTGAGCTTGCCGAGCGTGAGCTCATTAAACTTTTGGATGAAGGCAGTGATGAAATCGATGACGCTGATTTTTATCAATTTGAGATTTTTAAGTTTGAATTTCAGGCACAACAGGAAGAAGTCAGGCGAAATATAGCTTTCCTCGAGCGTGCATGGGCGATTGCGCTCGGAAGCAGAGAAACCGGAATTGTTTATGTTCCGGAAGACCGTTTCCTTGACCCGATAGACAAGGAGCTTGACACGCTGGACAGCTACGTAATGCAGGCTATGCAAGCACGCCCTGAAGTGCTGCAGATTGAATCAGTACGGGACGCCGCCGGATTTGGCCTTGAAGCGCAGCGTGCACAGCGGTTTCCGGCTTTATTTCTGGGTGCGACTTACCGGTATGCTTACGCTCCGAACCGGCCACGGCAGCGGAATCCTTTCATCAGCAACCCGGCAAATACAGAAAGTTTAACTGTCGGTCTCGGGTTAAGACAAAACCTGAATTTTTTCCAGCTCCAAAACAGAACTGAGCGCTCGCAGCTTCAGTTCAGGCAGGCAAGCTATGCACTTGATGCGGTTCGGGATGGCATAGAACTTGATGTAAGCGACAAATACAAAGATGTACGTGTAGCAAGCAAAAGGCTGTCAACCATTGAAGGTGCACTGGATGTAAGCAGAAACTGGCTCCGGCAGGAACAGCTGGATTACGATATCGGCTTTGGTGACATCCCCAACCTGATTGACGCCTTCACGAAAAACCTCGAGCTTGAAGCACAGCAGAAGCAATATATACATGATTTCAACGTGAGGCTTGCGCGTTTGCTAAATGCAGGCGGCTTCCGACTTGATCAAATATTTACGAATTAA
- the atpA gene encoding F0F1 ATP synthase subunit alpha: MSHVKPDEVSAILRKQLAGFQSESDIYDEGTVLEVGDGIARVYGLSKIQAGELVELPESRDKEGNPVQGMVLNLEEDNVGIVLFGSASAIQEGHTVRRTKKIASIEVGEGVLGRVLDPIGKPVDGEGPIAGKTILMPLERKAPGVVYREPVSEPLQTGIKAIDSMIPIGRGQRELIIGDRQTGKTAIAIDTILNQKASHDKQDGKGVYCIYVAIGQKNSTIAQVNQILEREGAKSYTTIVSAPATAPAPLQYIAAYAGAAIGEYFRDTGRHALIIYDDLSKQAVAYREVSLLLRRPPGREAYPGDVFYLHSRLLERAAKINRNQAVAERMNDVPAELKPLIKGGGSLTALPIIETQAGDVSAYIPTNVISITDGQIFLQTNLFNSGVRPAIDVGISVSRVGGSAQVKAMKKLSGTLKLDLAQYRELEAFAKFGSDLDATTQRQLAKGERSVELLKQKQYSPLSVEEQVAVLLANNEGVLSELPVDKIQEFEKNFLEALHLKYQKELDELSASGNLSDESKGKFLDAARTAKDEILSSVS; the protein is encoded by the coding sequence ATGAGCCATGTAAAACCAGATGAAGTATCCGCCATATTGCGCAAGCAGCTGGCAGGCTTTCAGTCTGAATCCGATATTTACGATGAAGGTACCGTGCTCGAAGTAGGTGATGGTATCGCTCGTGTTTACGGATTAAGTAAAATACAGGCCGGCGAGCTTGTAGAACTACCCGAATCAAGGGATAAAGAAGGAAACCCTGTACAAGGAATGGTACTGAACCTTGAAGAAGACAATGTTGGTATTGTACTTTTCGGTTCTGCAAGTGCTATTCAGGAAGGTCATACCGTGCGACGCACCAAAAAAATTGCCTCCATTGAAGTGGGCGAAGGTGTCTTAGGACGTGTACTTGACCCCATTGGCAAACCGGTTGACGGAGAAGGCCCGATTGCAGGAAAAACCATTCTGATGCCGCTTGAGCGTAAAGCTCCCGGTGTAGTTTATCGTGAGCCTGTAAGCGAACCGCTTCAGACAGGTATCAAAGCTATCGACTCCATGATCCCGATCGGACGTGGGCAGCGTGAGCTTATTATCGGTGACAGACAAACCGGTAAAACAGCTATCGCAATCGATACCATCCTCAATCAGAAAGCGTCTCACGACAAGCAGGACGGTAAAGGTGTTTACTGTATTTATGTTGCGATCGGCCAGAAAAATTCTACCATTGCGCAGGTAAATCAGATTCTTGAGCGTGAAGGCGCCAAGTCTTACACAACGATTGTATCAGCACCTGCAACAGCACCAGCGCCGCTTCAATATATTGCCGCCTATGCCGGTGCCGCAATTGGAGAGTATTTCAGAGATACGGGGCGTCACGCGCTCATTATTTATGATGATCTTTCAAAACAGGCTGTAGCTTACCGCGAAGTTTCCTTGCTTCTTAGACGTCCGCCAGGACGCGAAGCTTACCCCGGTGACGTATTTTATCTTCACAGCCGTCTTCTTGAGCGGGCAGCCAAAATTAACCGTAACCAGGCTGTAGCGGAGCGAATGAATGATGTACCGGCTGAACTCAAGCCCCTTATTAAAGGTGGTGGTTCACTGACCGCCCTTCCGATTATCGAGACGCAGGCCGGTGACGTTTCCGCTTACATCCCTACAAACGTAATTTCCATTACGGACGGTCAAATCTTCCTTCAGACCAACCTGTTCAATTCAGGTGTGAGACCGGCTATTGATGTAGGTATATCCGTATCCCGTGTAGGTGGTTCTGCACAGGTTAAAGCGATGAAGAAATTGTCTGGTACCCTGAAGCTTGACCTTGCCCAGTATCGTGAGCTTGAAGCATTTGCCAAGTTTGGTTCTGACCTTGACGCTACTACGCAGCGTCAGCTTGCTAAAGGTGAGCGTTCGGTTGAACTCCTGAAGCAGAAGCAGTATTCACCGCTGTCCGTTGAAGAGCAGGTTGCTGTTTTGCTTGCAAATAACGAAGGCGTTCTGAGCGAACTTCCGGTTGACAAAATTCAGGAGTTTGAAAAGAACTTCCTTGAAGCGCTGCACCTCAAATATCAGAAAGAGCTCGATGAACTGAGTGCTTCCGGAAATCTTTCGGACGAATCAAAGGGCAAATTCCTTGATGCAGCAAGAACAGCCAAAGACGAAATATTAAGCTCCGTTTCTTAA